A portion of the Sabethes cyaneus chromosome 3, idSabCyanKW18_F2, whole genome shotgun sequence genome contains these proteins:
- the LOC128740461 gene encoding trypsin 3A1-like encodes MGTKLLLCLLLSYVSRLIASVPGPESSVQRNGKDGGCSDCVCGGLGSDDLRVVGGNYSKIGTYPWMAALFHRGTFLCGGSLINDRYILTAAHCVTRTDPKDFKVFLRRPSIANSNPEMLERRITTIKLNRYQGLRNNNDVALLRLQEPVSFGLDLMPICLPSGSETYQGKEATVIGWGTTANGTLSDMLQELTVPILSNLECKRSGYFRFQITTRMLCAGFLEGGKDSCQGDSGGPLQLANPQTGRYEIVGVVSWGNECAQRNYPGVYARVTKFVGWLRSSSRDACWCQQ; translated from the exons ATGGGCACAAAACTTTTATTATGCTTACTATTAAGTTACGTGAGCCGCCTAATTGCTTCGGTACCGGGCCCGGAATCATCCGTGCAACGGAACGGCAAGGATGGAGGATGTTCCGATTGCG TTTGTGGTGGCTTAGGATCCGATGATTTACGCGTGGTGGGTGGAAATTACAGCAAAATTGGAACCTACCCATGGATGGCAGCGCTTTTCCATCGTGGTACGTTCCTCTGCGGAGGAAGTTTGATTAATGATCGGTACATTCTAACGGCGGCTCACTGCGTGACTCGTACAGATCCCAAGGATTTCAAGGTGTTTCTTAGGAGACCTAGTATTGCCAACAGTAATCCTG AAATGTTGGAAAGGCGAATCACTACCATTAAGCTGAATCGCTATCAGGGACTAAGGAACAACAACGATGTAGCTTTATTGCGCCTGCAGGAGCCAGTTTCATTTGGGCTGGATTTAATGCCGATATGCCTTCCATCCGGGTCAGAAACTTATCAGGGAAAGGAG GCAACGGTCATCGGATGGGGAACAACAGCCAACGGGACCTTGTCCGATATGCTACAAGAGCTGACAGTTCCTATCCTTTCGAACCTGGAGTGTAAACGGTCCGgttattttagatttcaaatCACAACCCGGATGCTGTGTGCTGGCTTCTTGGAAGGAGGAAAGGATTCGTGTCAG GGTGACAGCGGTGGACCACTGCAGCTGGCGAATCCCCAAACCGGGCGGTACGAAATCGTCGGTGTCGTGTCATGGGGCAACGAGTGTGCCCAGCGCAATTACCCCGGCGTATACGCTCGAGTGACCAAATTCGTCGGATGGCTCAGAAGCAGCAGCCGGGATGCCTGCTGGTGTCAGCAGTAG
- the LOC128740462 gene encoding general odorant-binding protein 45-like produces the protein MKGLAIILVLAVYSSKALADLPHYTTYKSFQTAFYECAEYYRVPNCTVRRYIEQSYPPEEEVKKLIRCTLINLGSWDDETGVHEQVLKNYFVPRPDDTCYEKRTRECLASIVYDNDYTRAYESFKCYLRYYGELISDDEFVPYEQLELQQLALTSLTIAHLPLEVLIQYCKGEFEGEKNFPDLLYIFLVRGGFYSSQSGWNLANLYTQLGYDILLDPATQQCLDDVAKEKCNADELTRLFEQWQRCIGPYVPLQQYIQIAAKQLLGDQANCLCNTNLYNGN, from the coding sequence ATGAAAGGACTCGCAATCATTCTGGTTCTGGCCGTGTACTCTTCGAAGGCACTAGCGGATCTTCCCCATTACACCACCTACAAGAGCTTCCAAACTGCATTCTACGAATGTGCTGAATACTATCGAGTGCCCAACTGCACCGTTCGACGATATATCGAACAATCCTATCCACCAGAGGAGGAAGTGAAGAAATTGATTCGTTGTACGTTGATCAATTTGGGCAGCTGGGATGATGAAACCGGTGTACACGAACAGGtacttaaaaactactttgTCCCAAGACCGGATGACACCTGTTACGAAAAACGAACTCGTGAATGTCTCGCCAGCATCGTCTACGATAATGACTATACTCGCGCCTACGAATCTTTCAAGTGTTATCTACGTTATTATGGAGAACTCATCTCGGATGATGAATTCGTACCCTACGAACAGTTGGAACTGCAACAGCTAGCTCTTACCAGCCTAACGATCGCCCATCTTCCGCTCGAAGTTCTGATTCAATATTGCAAAGGTGAATTTGAAGGTGAAAAGAATTTCCCGGATTTGCTGTATATCTTCCTGGTACGCGGTGGATTTTACAGCTCACAAAGCGGTTGGAATTTGGCAAATCTGTACACTCAGCTGGGCTATGACATTCTGTTGGATCCGGCCACGCAACAGTGCCTGGATGATGTGGCGAAGGAGAAATGCAACGCCGATGAGCTGACACGATTGTTCGAACAATGGCAACGATGCATTGGCCCTTACGTTCCGCTGCAACAGTACATCCAGATTGCAGCCAAGCAGTTGCTCGGCGACCAAGCCAATTGTCTATGTAACACGAACTTGTATAATGGAAACTAA